A genome region from Actinomycetota bacterium includes the following:
- a CDS encoding ATP-binding protein — protein sequence MTPVKRPTKPSPVKRRRPSPSIPAVPVHDLDGMLRRLHLPTVRRLHGELATQAEAEGMAYRTYLETLIAEEVAHRTETRVTRAVHKARFPFLRTIDDFNFTFQTALRLQMLGSYLGPELVTEGRSAIFSGPSGTGKSHLCIAIAYRAIQHGYDARFVGADALIGELSLAATQGRLDLALAPYLHPHVLVIDELGYLSHAADAANVLYRVVNERYLLHRPMLLTTNKPLAALGEVMHDGDLAEAILDRLLEHGAHFAMRGRSYRTRHLSEEDTPPRCAKTG from the coding sequence ATGACGCCGGTGAAGCGACCGACGAAGCCGTCGCCGGTGAAACGCCGGCGGCCCAGCCCCTCCATCCCCGCGGTGCCGGTCCACGATCTCGACGGCATGCTCCGCCGCCTGCATCTCCCCACGGTACGGCGGCTGCACGGCGAGCTTGCGACGCAAGCCGAAGCGGAGGGCATGGCCTACCGCACGTATCTCGAAACGCTCATCGCCGAGGAAGTCGCGCACCGCACCGAAACGCGTGTCACGCGGGCGGTGCACAAAGCGCGTTTTCCGTTTCTCCGCACGATCGACGACTTCAATTTCACCTTTCAAACCGCGCTCCGCCTGCAGATGCTCGGCAGCTACCTCGGGCCCGAACTCGTGACCGAAGGCCGGAGCGCGATCTTCAGTGGGCCGAGCGGCACCGGGAAATCGCACCTCTGCATCGCGATTGCCTACCGCGCGATTCAGCACGGGTACGACGCGCGCTTTGTCGGCGCTGATGCCTTGATCGGGGAGCTGTCGCTCGCCGCGACGCAGGGCCGTCTCGACCTCGCGCTCGCCCCGTATCTCCATCCGCACGTGCTCGTGATCGACGAACTGGGGTATCTCTCGCACGCGGCCGACGCAGCCAACGTGCTCTATCGCGTCGTCAATGAGCGGTACCTGCTCCACCGCCCGATGCTGCTGACCACGAACAAGCCGCTGGCGGCGCTGGGCGAAGTGATGCATGATGGCGACTTGGCAGAGGCGATTCTCGATCGCCTCCTCGAGCACGGCGCGCACTTCGCGATGCGCGGACGCTCGTACCGG
- the istA gene encoding IS21 family transposase: MLDRHAVQALRRAGVTARAIATQYGISVRTVRRLGREAAVEDGVDATARHARGVGRPGVSDAMRARVRALVVDDPERPPGEIVRLLHAEGTPLGLSTAYRMLAAVRATLPTPLLVRFEGVAGEFAQFDFGQVSVRLTDGTRRTVHFAAYRLKYSRWVHVVLVPNERAEPLVRSLLTSFAASGDGVPLRVVFDNPKTVVLRHEEGRPVWHPMLAPVAIDYGFTIELCTPRQPQQKGSIENLVGFVKRAFFRARRFLDVTMDLPQQLTQWLLEVNTERPCRATKEIPAARLAAEQARMKPLAVAPDAYALRVALTVGPTAMVTYQGVRYAMPAAACGLPATLWLYPDRVKIITAGSKHEAVHPRFPQHGTISYLPGQRAAQLATVAGTRKRLYFMRERLLELGPVGEAYLTELVHQRPFTWKGDVERLFALLEELGDAPFRLVLQRALFQRTIGAEYVVRLVARLPTEAAS; the protein is encoded by the coding sequence ATGCTCGATCGACATGCGGTGCAGGCGCTACGGCGCGCCGGCGTGACGGCACGTGCGATTGCGACGCAGTATGGGATTTCGGTGCGGACGGTACGGCGGCTGGGGCGTGAGGCCGCCGTCGAGGACGGCGTCGATGCCACGGCGCGCCACGCGCGCGGGGTGGGACGCCCGGGGGTGAGCGACGCCATGCGCGCGCGGGTGCGTGCGCTGGTGGTGGACGACCCGGAGCGGCCCCCGGGCGAGATCGTCCGCTTGCTCCATGCGGAGGGGACGCCGCTGGGCCTGAGCACGGCGTACCGGATGCTCGCCGCCGTGCGCGCGACGCTTCCGACCCCGCTGTTGGTGCGCTTCGAGGGCGTGGCCGGCGAGTTCGCGCAGTTTGACTTCGGGCAGGTGAGCGTGCGGCTCACCGACGGCACGCGCCGGACGGTGCACTTCGCCGCCTACCGACTCAAGTACTCGCGCTGGGTGCACGTGGTGCTGGTGCCGAATGAGCGGGCGGAGCCGTTGGTCCGGAGCCTGCTCACCAGTTTCGCCGCCAGCGGCGACGGGGTGCCGCTCCGCGTGGTGTTCGACAATCCGAAGACGGTCGTCCTGCGGCACGAGGAGGGGCGCCCGGTGTGGCACCCGATGCTCGCGCCGGTGGCGATCGACTACGGCTTCACGATCGAGCTGTGCACACCGCGGCAGCCGCAGCAGAAGGGCTCGATTGAGAATCTGGTGGGCTTTGTGAAGCGCGCGTTCTTCCGGGCGCGCCGCTTCCTCGATGTCACCATGGACCTGCCCCAGCAGCTCACGCAGTGGCTCCTCGAGGTGAATACGGAGCGGCCGTGCCGCGCGACGAAGGAGATCCCGGCCGCGCGCCTCGCCGCCGAGCAGGCCCGCATGAAGCCGCTCGCCGTCGCGCCCGATGCCTACGCGCTCCGCGTGGCCCTCACGGTAGGCCCCACGGCGATGGTCACCTACCAGGGCGTCCGCTACGCGATGCCCGCGGCAGCGTGCGGCCTGCCGGCGACGCTCTGGCTGTATCCGGATCGCGTGAAGATCATCACCGCCGGGAGCAAACACGAGGCGGTGCATCCGCGCTTCCCGCAGCACGGCACGATCAGCTACCTGCCGGGCCAGCGCGCGGCGCAGCTCGCCACGGTGGCCGGCACGCGGAAGCGTCTCTACTTCATGCGCGAGCGCCTGCTCGAGCTGGGCCCCGTCGGCGAAGCGTACCTGACCGAGCTCGTGCATCAGCGGCCCTTCACGTGGAAGGGCGATGTGGAGCGGCTCTTCGCGCTGCTGGAAGAGCTCGGCGATGCGCCATTCCGACTCGTGCTGCAGCGGGCGCTCTTCCAGCGCACGATCGGCGCGGAGTATGTCGTGCGGCTCGTCGCACGCCTGCCCACGGAGGCCGCCTCATGA